Genomic segment of Geminocystis herdmanii PCC 6308:
AATTATTGTATGGAAGTTCATTGATTTTTGCTAATATTTATAACTAACTTATTTTAGCTTAATTTATCTACTTTTTTAGGGTCGAAAACGTTAATTTATTCACTAATTACTCTTCAGAAACTAAAACCCATAGTTATTACTATAAGGCAGTTTCTGAGGTTATTTTGCAGGAACTATTCACCGATGTAAATTGTCTGTGATTCAACCACTTTCACCCGGACAGTTCTGCCTAAAAGAAGATCTTTGGCTTGTTCTTCAAACTTACTCAGAGGGGGAATTTCTCCGTCTCCCAAGAGGAGGAGGTTTACCGTTCCATCTGCCGTTTCCGCATCAACCCTCAGAAGACGATACCCTGAACCGTCTAGCCATTCTTGTGCAATGGTGTAGGCTCTGGAGGAAATCTTATTAGTGACGATCAGATTATAACTAGACAGAGACAGAGGAATCACGATAATCATTAAAGCTACGAAAGCGATCGTTACCGCTCTACGTCGGGCGCGTGGATCGAATGGCGAGGTTGCCACTTGGCGAAATCCCATCACTACGAAAACAAGAGCACCTGTGAGCAAAATGGATACATAGTTGGTTACAAAAAGCAATAGGCTACCAGAGGCGAGTTTTGGTTCACCTAGGGCTAACAGAATCCCCACATTTGCCAAAGGAGGTACTAAAGACACCGCAATGGCTACTCCCGGCAAGGTGTCAGAAACATCTCGGCGGGATAATGCAAAAGCTCCCGCCAAACCAGTGGCAAGGGCTGCCATTAGATCGAGTAAATGGGGTGATGTACGGATCATGATCTGCTGAATTGCCTCTGGATGGGTGACTTGAGCGATGGGCAATGTCACGACAAATCCCACTGCGATCGCCATGGCAATCCCCGCAAAGCTGACAAGCATTGTGCTGACAATTTTGCTCTGATCCCCGATGCTCACACTGAAAGCCAAACCCATGATGGGTAACATCAAAGGGGCTACGATCATCGCACCGATGATAACCGCTACGGAGTCCCCCAAAAGCCCGAATGTGGCGATACTTGCCGCCAACACTAGCAGACAGGCAAACTTAAAAAATTTTGGACCACGCCATACCCTCTCAAATATTAATGCCTCAGAGACTCGTTCCACTTCCTCTAAGTCTATAGGGGCTCCGTGCAACATCTCAGCAAATGATCTGTTCATATTTTGTCAATCTCAATATCAATCTAAAAATCAACTGGATTATTATAAAAACTGTTTTGTTAGCTAGAATTATTCGTTCAAGTTTATCGGTGATCAGACACTTTTTGATGCGATCTTAAGGCTCAAACCAATAATTGTATAATAATTGAGATAAAATAGCAATTATTTTTATATTTGCAAAAACTATCAATGATGGGTAGATAAACAAACAAAGAATCCAGACTCATTGAAAAAGAGACTCACACTTAATCTTTAATATTGAGGACAATCTTCTGGTAGTTTTACATTATGTCCGTTACTTCGATCGATCAGAATTTGAGTACATTCTTTCTGTTTCAAATAATATTCCATTTCCCTAATATTTTCATCATCAATTCTTTGAGGTTTATGAGCATAATACCAAAAGACGATTAAAAGTGGGATTACACTCAAAATAATTATAATGCTGTAATTTTTTTTCATCATTTCTCGACTATTAAAACACTTTTTAGAGAATGAATTAAGAATTTTAGTGAAAAAGATATAATGACCAACCTCTTGTCAAAACAAATGATAACGATTATCATTTTAATTAGTCTCATCAACAAAAAATATGACATACACAGAATCTTCTATCATCAAGTCTGCTAATCATAATAATTCTTTACCTAACCTCGTGATGGAATCTCAGCCTCCCGTAACGGAAGCACAGATGATTCAAGCCGTTAGGACATTATTACTAGGATTAGGGGAAAATCCCGATCGAGAAGGATTAATAGACACTCCCAAAAGGGTAGTAAAAGCCTTAAAGTTTCTCACTTCTGGTTATAATCAATCCCTAGATGAATTATTAAATGGTGCAGTATTTCACGAAAACGCCAATGAAATGGTATTAGTCAGAGATATTGACTTATTTAGCTCTTGTGAACATCATATACTACCGATTCTTGGACGAGCTCATGTTGCTTATATTCCCAATGGTAAAGTCATCGGTTTATCCAAAATTGCCCGTATTTGTGAAATGTACGCTAGAAGATTGCAAGTACAAGAGCGTTTAACTGCTCAAATTGCTGATGCTTTACAGGGATTATTGCAACCCCAAGGAGTCGCTGTGATTATCGAAGCAACTCATATGTGTATGGTGATGCGTGGAGTACAGAAACCCGGCTCTTGGACTTCTACAAGTGCATTACGAGGGGTATTTAATGATGACGCAAAAACTCGTCAAGAATTTATGAATTTAATTCAACATCGCCCCACTTTTAACAGTTAATAATGTAAAAAGATAAGGGGATAAGGTGATAGAGTTAGGAGGATGAGGAGATAGGGGGATGAGGGGATGAGGAGAGAGGGAGAAATTAAAAACTCATTCTTCATTCTTCATTCTTAATTTTTAATTCTTAATTTTTAATTTATGGATAGTTTAATTTTACCGAAAAGAGGATTACCTGTTACGATTATTACTGGTTTTTTAGGTAGTGGAAAAACCACTTTACTTAATCATATTCTTACTAATAATCAAGATTTAAAAGTAGCTATTTTAGTTAATGAATTTGGAGATATTGATATTGATAGTCAGTTATTAATATCGGTGGAAGAAAATATGGTTAGTCTTAGTAATGGTTGTATTTGTTGCACCATTAATGATGATTTAATGGATACGGTTTTTCAAGTTTTAGAAAGTGATAAAAAAATTGATTATCTAATTGTTGAAACTACGGGAGTAGCTGATCCTTTACCTATAGTTTTAACTTTTTTAAGTCCAGAGTTACGAGATTTAATTCGTCTTGATTCGGTGTTAACTTTAATTGATGCAGATAATTTTACGGCGGAACATTTTGAGAGTGATGCGGCTTTAAAACAGGTAATTTATGGGGATATTATTTTATTAAATAAGGTTGATTTAGTTTCAGAAGATAAAATTAAAGAGTTAGAAAAAGATATTTATTGTATTAAACAAGGTGCTAATATTTTACATACTGAATATGGTAAAGTACCCTTACCTTTAATTTTGGATATTGATATAAGTAAACCTACTAATTATCCTTCGGAATCTGTTACTAATTCTCATGATCATCACCATCATCATCATGAACATGATCACCATCATAACCATGATCATCACCATTCTAATCATTTAGAAGTAGATGGTTTTATGTCTATTTCTGTAGAGTTCGATCGAGCCTTTCATGTGGACAAATTTCAGAATTTCATCACTGATAATATCATGAATCAAGTATTTAGAGCAAAGGGAATATTATGGTTTGCCGAAAGTGGGTTAAAACATATTTTTCAACTAAGCGGAAAACGCTATGATATTGATACGGAAGAATGGCAAAATAACCCAAAAAATCAGTTAGTAATGATAGGGCGAAATCTGGATGAAAATAAACTAAAAACTAAACTGAAAGAATGCCTTGTTAATAAATAAATCTTAATTTTTTATTCTTAATTCTTAATTTTAAAATATGATAATCGCAGTAATGGGTAACTTTGGGGTAGGAAAAACCCATTGGATAAAACAACAAATTAAAGAAAATAATGAGGATATTTATTATTTTAGTCCGCAAACTCAAACTTTTCCTGTTGATGGTGCTTTTTTACAAAGTTTTTTCCCTGATTTATCAATTACTGACTTAGAATCTCCTACAGAATTATTAAAGTTAGCCCAAAAAAATGATATTTATTTAGAAATTCCTGAATATCTGGATTTGAAAGCAATTCTACCTCTTTTATCAGCTTTAAATTGTCAAAAAATTGCCCTAGTTAGCAAAGACGAAAATCAGCAAAAATGGCAAGGATTAACCGATAAAATTATTGTCAATCAAGAAGTAATAATTAAGGATAATTTAAACTCTTTTTCTAATTTACAAATACATCGAGCAGGTTTAACCGAAGAAGTGGTAGATTTTGCCAGTTTAGAGACTTTTTGGCAGGAATTAACTCAAGGTGCTTATGGTGATATTCTTCGGGCTAAAGGTATATTTAATATTATGGATGGTCAATGTGTCTATGGTGAATATTTACACAACAGCTACAATCATGAATTTTATCCCTTGAATATATACTCATCAAGGTTATAATCTGATGTTGCAAAATGTACAGTTGCCTTTTGCCTACTTGCCTTTTGCCTACCTTCACCAAACTCAAGTTATACCCTCGCCAAGTATACCATTATCTTTAGAAGGCAGACCAACTCATTTTAGCGGTTTAGAAATTATCGGTTGCAATTTAGAGAAACAAGCCATTGCTGACACCTTGGGGGATTTTTGCCTTGAGGATTCCGCCGTTTATTTTTATCAACAACAAGTAAAAGAGTCTTTGAGTAATTGAATTGTTTTACCACAAAAATTCGATCGAGCAGCGCCACTTCGGTGAGCGAACCTTTAAAATAATATAATTAGTTATGAAAAAAAGAAAACTATGATTGCAACCATAGAAAAAACCAACACCTTAGAAGAATTTTTGCAACAAGCAGAAACAAAACCCCCTCAAGAATTTATTAATGGAGTTATTACCCCTAAGCCTATGCCTCAAGGAGAACACAGTACACTACAATCTGAATTAGTATCCGCAGTTAATCAAGTAACAAAAGCTAATAAAATTGCCTATGCTTTTCCCGAATTGCGTTGTACTATTAATAATAGTTCGATCGTACCTGATGTAGCGGTATTTGTCTGGGATAAAATACCACGCACCGAAAAAGGAAGAATAGCCAATCGATTTGAGAGATTGCCAGATTGGAGTATTGAAATTTTATCACCAGATCAAAGTTTAATGAAAGTGTTAGATAAATTGCTTTTTTGTTCTGAAAATGGTACTAATTTAGGTTGGTTAATTAATCCCGAAGATGAAACAATTTTAGTAGTATTTAGTGATCAAAAAGTTAAAATTTTTCGAGATGATAATATTTTACCCGTATTAGATAAAATAGAACTAAATTTAACCGTTAACGATATTTTTAATTGGCTTAATATTTAAGGTTAATTTACATCTCAAAAACTGTATTTTTATGTCCAATTTATATTAACAAAATAAACCATTATTACGCACAAAATTCTTGAATATAAGGAGCGATTACATGAGAATATTCTTCTGCCATACCCAGAGTACCAGTTAGGGAAATTGTTTGAACATTTTTAAGGGAAATAATGGCTTTCATTTGTGATAAAGAATAGGGAGGAGAATTATCCCCGATAATCGTTAAAATTGGTTGTTTGAAAGAGGATATTAATTGTAAAAATTCTTCCTGATTTTTGATAGGATCAATACATCCTGTGACAAAAGCAGAAGGTGCAAATCTTGCTCCTTTTCTCTGAGTAATTCCTCGTTTTTCAGCGATAAATGTGGGGGTTAAAAGATTTTCATTGACGTAAACATGACGGCGATACATGAATTTTAAAAAAGCAGGGGTTGTATTAAGATAGTATAAAAACTGCCCTAATATGGGACTATAAACTACATTTTTGAGAAAATTACCCACATTATCAGGCACTCCCATTACTTTTAATGGTCCTTTCCAAGTGGGAGCGATTAAAATTATTTTAGCCACTAAATCAGGGTTATTTTTAGCTAATTTTAACGCATATCCTGCACTATGTCCTGCGGTAACAATTATTATTGGTTCTGAAAAATAATGGTTAACAAAATCCGTTAATAATTGTTGATAAATTATTGGTTGATAATCAATTTTAGGTCGATCGGACTCCCCAAAACCAAGCCAGTCAAAGACGGTAACTTGATATTGAGAGGCTAAAAACTCCCCAATGGTGTTCATTTCGCTACGGGAAGAAACAGTACTAAATGATGGTAATAATAGTATCGGTTTTCCTTTTCCCAGAGTTTCAAAACTGATTTTAAATGCGGATTGTTCGTAATTCCAAGTAAATTTATCTATTTTTTTATCAGTATTTGCAGTAATAGAAATCATATTTTTTCCTCAATTTTAAGATGTTAAAGATACAGTATTAAAAAAGCAACTTCTTGCTCCAGTATGACAAGCAATATTTCCTACTTGCTCAATTTTGAGTAATAAAGTGTCACCATCACAATCATAAAACATAGAATTAACTTTTTGAATATGACCTGATGTTGCTCCTTTATGCCACAACTCCTGACGAGAGCGACTCCAATAGTGGGCTTCTTTAGTTAATAATGTTTGTTTAATGGATTCTTTATTCATCCAAGCCATCATTAAGATTGTACCGTCTTGATGGTCTTGAGCGATAGCTGGAATTAATCCTTGTTCATTAAACTTTAATATTTCTATCCAAAGATAATTTTGATTGAGTAAGTTATTCATAATTTAAAAAGGTAAATTTGCTAAAGAAAATGATTTTTTATTGTTCATTTCTACTAAACAATTATTCAATGGCTCTATAATATTTTCTTGTGCTAAATTACGCCCAATAAATACTAATTGATTTTTAGGTTTTTCTGTCCATTCATCGGCTTGTAATTCATAACGAGGACCACTTAATTGAAAAATATGTCTTAATTCGCTAACATCAAACCACATAATTCCCTTTGCTCTAAATACTTCTCTAGGCATTATATTGATTAGGAAATTTTCAAATTTATCTAAATCAAAAGGTCGATCGCTTATAAAAGAAACGTAACTAAAACCATCATTTTCGAGGTGATGACTATAGTTTTTATGACTGCGTTGAAAGTCTCTAATTTCTTGTTTATAACTACTATTTTTTGTTAAATTTATATCTAAAATTAAACCTAAAGGAACTTTTCCGAATTGACTTTTTAAAATTCTTGCTCCTGTTTTTTCTTGTAGAATAAATGATTCTAAATCCTGCAATTTTTCTTCTTTTACAAGATCAATTTTATTGAGAATAACTAAATCTGCATAACGAATTTGATTTAATGCCGATTCGCTATCAAAATGTTTTTCCGTGAAGGTTTCGGTATCAACTAAAGTAATAATAGAATCAATACGAGTTAAATACTTTAATTCTGTACCTAAAAAAGTGAGAATAATCGGAAGTGGATCAGCTAATCCCGTAGTTTCAATGATTAGATAATCTATCTTATCTTCTCTTTCTAAAATTTGATAAACTGTATCAATTAAATTATCATTAATGGTGCAACAAATACAGCCATTTCCTAATTCTACCATATCTTGATCAATGGAAATTAATAACTGAGCATCAATATTAATATCTCCAAATTCATTGACTAAAACTGCTACTTTTAAGCCTTCATTATTAAGTAAAATATGATTAAGTAAAGTAGTTTTTCCGCTACCTAAAAAACCAGTAATTATGGTTACGGGCATCCCAGCTTTAGGAATAATTGGCAACGCATCGGATAAACTCATTGTTAACGTTTTCATAGTTAATAATTTCCTTATTTTAGGTTTGTAGTAAGCCTTTTAAGGCTTTATTTAATAAAGGCTAAAGCCCTCACTACGAACTTTTTTTCTACATTATATAGTTTTCTAAAAGTAATTTTAATTCATCAATTTTAAGATGTTGTCCAATAAAAACTAATTCTGTTTTTGGTTGTTTT
This window contains:
- a CDS encoding alpha/beta hydrolase, whose amino-acid sequence is MISITANTDKKIDKFTWNYEQSAFKISFETLGKGKPILLLPSFSTVSSRSEMNTIGEFLASQYQVTVFDWLGFGESDRPKIDYQPIIYQQLLTDFVNHYFSEPIIIVTAGHSAGYALKLAKNNPDLVAKIILIAPTWKGPLKVMGVPDNVGNFLKNVVYSPILGQFLYYLNTTPAFLKFMYRRHVYVNENLLTPTFIAEKRGITQRKGARFAPSAFVTGCIDPIKNQEEFLQLISSFKQPILTIIGDNSPPYSLSQMKAIISLKNVQTISLTGTLGMAEEYSHVIAPYIQEFCA
- the hisI gene encoding phosphoribosyl-AMP cyclohydrolase; its protein translation is MNNLLNQNYLWIEILKFNEQGLIPAIAQDHQDGTILMMAWMNKESIKQTLLTKEAHYWSRSRQELWHKGATSGHIQKVNSMFYDCDGDTLLLKIEQVGNIACHTGARSCFFNTVSLTS
- the folE gene encoding GTP cyclohydrolase I FolE, with amino-acid sequence MESQPPVTEAQMIQAVRTLLLGLGENPDREGLIDTPKRVVKALKFLTSGYNQSLDELLNGAVFHENANEMVLVRDIDLFSSCEHHILPILGRAHVAYIPNGKVIGLSKIARICEMYARRLQVQERLTAQIADALQGLLQPQGVAVIIEATHMCMVMRGVQKPGSWTSTSALRGVFNDDAKTRQEFMNLIQHRPTFNS
- a CDS encoding Uma2 family endonuclease — its product is MIATIEKTNTLEEFLQQAETKPPQEFINGVITPKPMPQGEHSTLQSELVSAVNQVTKANKIAYAFPELRCTINNSSIVPDVAVFVWDKIPRTEKGRIANRFERLPDWSIEILSPDQSLMKVLDKLLFCSENGTNLGWLINPEDETILVVFSDQKVKIFRDDNILPVLDKIELNLTVNDIFNWLNI
- a CDS encoding CobW family GTP-binding protein, translating into MKTLTMSLSDALPIIPKAGMPVTIITGFLGSGKTTLLNHILLNNEGLKVAVLVNEFGDINIDAQLLISIDQDMVELGNGCICCTINDNLIDTVYQILEREDKIDYLIIETTGLADPLPIILTFLGTELKYLTRIDSIITLVDTETFTEKHFDSESALNQIRYADLVILNKIDLVKEEKLQDLESFILQEKTGARILKSQFGKVPLGLILDINLTKNSSYKQEIRDFQRSHKNYSHHLENDGFSYVSFISDRPFDLDKFENFLINIMPREVFRAKGIMWFDVSELRHIFQLSGPRYELQADEWTEKPKNQLVFIGRNLAQENIIEPLNNCLVEMNNKKSFSLANLPF
- a CDS encoding CobW family GTP-binding protein, translated to MDSLILPKRGLPVTIITGFLGSGKTTLLNHILTNNQDLKVAILVNEFGDIDIDSQLLISVEENMVSLSNGCICCTINDDLMDTVFQVLESDKKIDYLIVETTGVADPLPIVLTFLSPELRDLIRLDSVLTLIDADNFTAEHFESDAALKQVIYGDIILLNKVDLVSEDKIKELEKDIYCIKQGANILHTEYGKVPLPLILDIDISKPTNYPSESVTNSHDHHHHHHEHDHHHNHDHHHSNHLEVDGFMSISVEFDRAFHVDKFQNFITDNIMNQVFRAKGILWFAESGLKHIFQLSGKRYDIDTEEWQNNPKNQLVMIGRNLDENKLKTKLKECLVNK